In Cupriavidus sp. EM10, the genomic window GCCAGTCGTTCATCCCCGAGACGCTGAACAAGCTGCGCGCCGTCCGCGCCCGGATCGACGCCTACACGGCCCGCACCGGCCGCCAGATCCTGCTGGAAGTGGATGGCGGCGTGAAGCCGGACAACATCGCCGAGATCGCCGCCGCGGGCGCCGACACCTTCGTGGCGGGCTCGGCCGTGTTCGGCAAGCCTGACGCCGATGGCGGCTACAAGGGCATCATCGGCACGTTCCGCGACGTGCTGGCCAAGGTCGGCAAGTAAGGCGGGCCCCGGGGATGACCAGCGCGATGACAAGCGAAATCCTGCGCCGCACCGACTGGAGCGGCATCCGGGCGGTGATCGTCGACCTGGACGGCACCATGGTCGATACCGCCGGCGACTTCCATGCGTCGGTCAACGCGATGCTGCTGGCGCTGGTGCACCAGCATCCGCACCTGGGGCCGGTGGAGCCGATGTCCGAAGCGGAAATCGTCAGCTTCGTGGGCAAGGGGTCGGAAAACCTGATCCGCCGCGTGCTGGACGCCCGCTTCAGCCCGCTGCACGCCAACGGGCTGTTTGCCGACGCCTACGCGCTCTATGACCGCGAGTACGTGCGCATCAATGGCCAGTTCTCCAATGTCTACCCCAATGTCCGCGAGGGCCTGGCGGCGTTGAAGGCGCTTGGGCTGCGCATGGCCTGCGTGACCAACAAGCCGTGGAATTTCACGGAGCCGCTGCTGGCCAAGACCGGCCTGGCCCAGTATTTCGAACTGGTCTACGGCGGCGATGCCTTTGCGCTGCGCAAGCCCGACCCCTATCCGCTGCTCAAGGTGGCCGAGGCGTTCCGGCTGGATCCGGCCGCCGTGCTGGCCATTGGCGACTCCGAAAACGACGCCCGCGCGGCCCGCGCGGCGGGCATGGGGGTGCTGCTGATGCCCTATGGCTACAACCATGGGAACCCTGTACAAGGCGTTGACGCCGATGGTATAGTCGCCGACATTGCCCGCGTGGCAGCGATCCTTGCTGCACACCGGTCAAACCACGGTTAATCCCCGCTGAACACATCAATGTTCCTCAACCGCAAACGCATCTTTTCTGGCAGTGATCGGCAGGCCTGGCCCTGGCGTCGCTGGCGCGCCTCTGAACAGGCGTAAAGTGCGTTCGCGAGTTTCCTGACGGGCCTGGGTCGCCCGGACTTCCGCAGACTGCGGAATCCCATCACCCAGGCTCCGCCGGACCGGTCCAGATTCCTGGCGACCGGCCTCCCGGCAGATCCTTCCGCCAGCGCCGTAGTTCCGGTTGCTCCTGCTTGCGCCTGTGCTACGGTTAGCCTCGAGAACGCGCCACGCGCCGCCCCTGGCCGTGTGCAGCCTCATCGATTCACGTGTGCGCCACGGTCCGCCCCCGGAGAGGCGGGTTGATGCAGCTTGTCGCCCTCCCATCCCGCTGACGACATCACGGTGCCGCCCGACCCGACCATACTGGCCGGCGCCGCAAGTAGAGGATCGACATGACCGAACTGGAATTCAAATCGCTGGCCGACCAGGGCTACAACCGCATCCCGATCATCGCCGAGGCGCTGGCCGACCTGGAAACCCCGCTGTCGCTGTACCTGAAGCTGGCACAGTCGCAGACGCGCGGCGTGAACACGTTCCTGCTGGAATCGGTGGTCGGCGGCGAGCGCTTCGGCCGCTATTCGTTCATCGGCCTGCATGCCCGCACGCTGATCCGCGCCTACGGCCAGCGCGCCGAGGTGGTGACCGACGGCAAGGTCGTGGAAACGCACGAGGGCAACCCGCTCGACTTCATCGCCACGTTCGAGAGCCGCTTCAAGGTGGCGCTGCGCCCCGGCCTGCCGCGCTTCTGCGGCGGCCTGGCCGGCTACTTCGGCTATGACGCCGTGCGCTATATCGAGAAGAAGCTGGCCGACAGGCAGATGCCCGACGACCTGGGCCTGCCCGATATCCAGCTGCTGCTGTGCGAAGAGCTGGCGGTGATCGACAACCTTTCCGGCAAGCTCTACCTGATCGTCTACGCCGACCCCACCACCCCCGAAGCCTATTCCCGCGCCCGCCAGCGCCTGCGCGAACT contains:
- the gph gene encoding phosphoglycolate phosphatase (PGP is an essential enzyme in the glycolate salvage pathway in higher organisms (photorespiration in plants). Phosphoglycolate results from the oxidase activity of RubisCO in the Calvin cycle when concentrations of carbon dioxide are low relative to oxygen. This enzyme is a member of the Haloacid Dehalogenase (HAD) superfamily of aspartate-nucleophile hydrolase enzymes (PF00702).), which encodes MTSEILRRTDWSGIRAVIVDLDGTMVDTAGDFHASVNAMLLALVHQHPHLGPVEPMSEAEIVSFVGKGSENLIRRVLDARFSPLHANGLFADAYALYDREYVRINGQFSNVYPNVREGLAALKALGLRMACVTNKPWNFTEPLLAKTGLAQYFELVYGGDAFALRKPDPYPLLKVAEAFRLDPAAVLAIGDSENDARAARAAGMGVLLMPYGYNHGNPVQGVDADGIVADIARVAAILAAHRSNHG